One stretch of Pomacea canaliculata isolate SZHN2017 linkage group LG1, ASM307304v1, whole genome shotgun sequence DNA includes these proteins:
- the LOC112557492 gene encoding sorbitol dehydrogenase-like, translating into MADTNLTAILYKKDDLRLEDLPVPEPGPGQVQLCMQQVGICGSDVHYWTHGEIGDFVVKAPMVLGHEASAVVSKLGPGVTSLQVGDRVAIEPGVPCRVCSYCKTGHYNLCLDMKFCATPPYNGNLARFYVHDADFCFKLPDNVSFEEGAMLEPLSVGVHACNRANVRLGSKVLICGAGPIGIVNLVTAKARGAAQVVITDIDQKRLDFAKSMGADAIIKVASPDAKAIASQVEEVLGSLADVTIECSGAPPSIRTAIYSTRSGGCVVLVGLGPDLVELPVVNAAVREVDIRGIFRYANCYPTALAMVASGKVNLKPMITHRFTLERSIEAFETAKRGEGVKIMISCSRE; encoded by the exons ATGGCAGACACCAACCTGACCGCTATTCTGTACAAGAAAGACGATTTGCGTCTG GAGGACTTGCCAGTACCAGAACCGGGACCTGGCC AGGTGCAGTTATGCATGCAACAAGTGGGAATATGCGGGTCTGATGTGCATTATTGGACACATGGAGAGATTGGAGATTTTGTTGTTAAAGCTCCCATGGTTCTTGGTCATGAAGCCAGTGCTGTTGTGAGCAAGCTGGGACCCGGTGTCACATCTCTTCAAGTTG GTGACAGGGTAGCCATAGAGCCTGGTGTACCATGCCGAGTCTGCAGCTACTGCAAAACTGGGCATTATAACTTGTGCTTGGACATGAAATTTTGTGCTACACCACCCTATAATGGCAATCTAGCACGATTTTATGTTCATGATGCAGACTTCTGCTTTAA GCTTCCAGACAACGTCAGTTTTGAGGAAGGAGCAATGCTAGAGCCTCTGTCTGTTGGCGTTCACGCATGTAATCGTGCCAATGTTCGCTTGGGTAGCAAAGTGCTGATTTGTGGAGCAG GACCGATTGGAATTGTCAATCTGGTTACTGCCAAAGCCCGAGGAGCAGCTCAGGTAGTAATTACAG ATATTGATCAGAAGCGTCTTGACTTCGCAAAGAGCATGGGTGCTGATGCCATCATCAAGGTGGCAAGTCCAGACGCGAAAGCTATAGCTTCACAAGTTGAAGAAGTGCTGGGAAGCCTTGCTGATGTGACCATAGAATGCAGTGGTGCACCTCCAAGTATACGTACGGCTATTTAT TCAACACGCTCTGGTGGCTGTGTGGTGTTGGTGGGTCTGGGACCTGACCTTGTGGAACTCCCTGTGGTAAATGCTGCAGTCAGAGAAGTCGACATTAGAGGCATCTTCAGATATGCTAACTg ctaCCCAACTGCTTTGGCTATGGTTGCCTCTGGCAAAGTGAATTTAAAACCAATGATAACTCATCGATTTACCTTGGAAAGATCCATCGAGGCCTTTGAAACTGCCAAACGTGGAGAGGGTGTAAAGATCATGATCAGCTGTAGTAGAGAATAA